CGCCCCAGCCTTTTTTTGCTGTCTAATCATCTTTTGTTTTATCTTCATTTTCAGTATCCTCCGGCAAAGGATCTACTGAATGCTTATACCCATATCCTTTAGACAACGTCACAAGTGAAAGCCATACGACAAGTATTACGACGACTACAGATATGACACCAACAACTACGTACGTTCCCACATGCAAAACCTCACTTTATTCAATTAATTTCAATTCATTATGCTATTACTGCCTTCTTAATTACTTCTAGATTAACCCACTCCAATAAGTAGTTCAATAGTTTCGTTAAAATAACGTATAAAGCAGTTGCAGAGTTTTTCATAAATCAGTCAAACAAGATTCTCTTCTTTTACCAAATCTGGGGCATCGAAGAGTATTTGAGATTATTTACAAGCATTTTTCTGTATCAAAGAGTTTAAATGAGGCCAGCCCAAAATATAAGGTTTAATTCGGAATTAACTTAATATACAGGATTTGAATGAAAATTGACAAATCTATAACATTATAAATACGAATGTGAAAAAAACATTTTTCACATATACGGTGGTACATATCTAGTCCATTATCACCAAGCGAAACAGAACTGGTTTTAATATTAAACAGGGAGGTCTTTTCATTTTGAAAAAAACAGGCTTTACAGTACTTATTGCTTCCATATTCATATTTTTAGCTGCATGCGGCGATGATACAGCTAATGGAAACGGAAGCAAGCTAAAAGAATTACAAGAATCAGGAACCGTTACGATTGGCTTTGCCAACGAAGCTCCATATGCCTATGAAGAAAATGGAGAGCTAAAAGGTGCATCTGTTGCCATTGCTGAGGCAGTTTTTGCAGAGCTTGGGATTGATACAGTTGAAGCTCAGCTTTCTGATTGGAGCCAATTAATTCCTGGATTACAGGCTGGTCAATTTGATGTAATCACTGCGGGAATGGCGATTCAGCCAGCACGCTGTGAAAATGTGGCATTCAGTGAACCTACAATGCAGTATGGGGAAGGCTTGGTCGTAGAAGCTGGCAACCCCCTTGGACTGGAAAGCTATAAAGATATTGCAGGTAATCCTGATGTTACGGTTGTCGTAATGGAAGGTGCAACAGAAATAGGCTTTTTACAGGAAGAAGGAGTGGATCCTAATCAAATTGTTACTGCACCAGATATTGCTGCAACGTTCTCCGCCGTCCAGTCTGGTCGTGCAGATGCAACAACCGGAACTGAAATGACAGTTAAAATGGCATTTGAATCCGCAAATTCAGATGCACTTGAATTTGTCGAATCCTTTGAGCAACCGAATATTAAGGGTGTACCAAGCTACGGGGCAGAGGCATTTAACCTAAATGATGAGGATTTACGTGATGCTTACAATGAAAAGTTAGCAGAATTAAAGGAAGATGGCACGATTGCGGAGCTATTAGATGAAAACGGGTTTAGCAGTGAGAGTAATTTTGTACCAGTAGATGAAGTGACAACAGAAGAAGTTTGCAACGGGGAAGTGTAAAATTTTTTTGATAAAGTGACATGTCATTTAGTGGCGGGCTCCTTCTCCCCCACTTAATGTTGCCATTACAAGGAGACCAGCAGGCCGTTGAACAGAATCAGGAATTTAGGGGATGTTTCCTCCGCCTTTACGTTTATGCTTTTCTCACGCTGGTGTTGGTGTATTGCAGCATTAATGCGTGATAAAGTGATGAATCCATAGGGTCTGTTTCCCTTCGTCCCGGGAAGCAGACCCTAT
This region of Oceanobacillus sp. FSL K6-2867 genomic DNA includes:
- the ytzI gene encoding YtzI protein, whose protein sequence is MGTYVVVGVISVVVVILVVWLSLVTLSKGYGYKHSVDPLPEDTENEDKTKDD
- the ehuB gene encoding ectoine/hydroxyectoine ABC transporter substrate-binding protein EhuB translates to MKKTGFTVLIASIFIFLAACGDDTANGNGSKLKELQESGTVTIGFANEAPYAYEENGELKGASVAIAEAVFAELGIDTVEAQLSDWSQLIPGLQAGQFDVITAGMAIQPARCENVAFSEPTMQYGEGLVVEAGNPLGLESYKDIAGNPDVTVVVMEGATEIGFLQEEGVDPNQIVTAPDIAATFSAVQSGRADATTGTEMTVKMAFESANSDALEFVESFEQPNIKGVPSYGAEAFNLNDEDLRDAYNEKLAELKEDGTIAELLDENGFSSESNFVPVDEVTTEEVCNGEV